A single region of the Lotus japonicus ecotype B-129 chromosome 4, LjGifu_v1.2 genome encodes:
- the LOC130714820 gene encoding uncharacterized protein LOC130714820 — protein MSRVTSNPSFFLLFFSFFLLIPLLSTALQDGVEIAAVKQHDQVLPWLRSAAEDAASPAVNSTTLVLAQERTRRKDFFHHFRRYNGGWNITNNNYITSVLSTAIPFLAVAVAWFVIFGVILSVICACYFCCPGEPNGYSKLGYASSLIILILCTVAAIAGCIVLYISQGKFDGTTSNTLDYVVSQAEFTAENLRNVSRYFDSAEQIVIGVGLSPAVENDIDNVKKKISTATDYLSKKTRDNSKMLHRAIDAMRFALIVVAAVMLFVALLGFLFSILGLRCPVYFLVIVGWVLVAGTFLLCGTFLFLHNAIADTCVAMDEWVLNPTAHTALDEILPCVDNATAMETLAQSKNVTHSLVELVDNFISSVTNGNTFPYNQSGPLVPALCNPFNSDYTLRQCAAGELALENATEVWKNYTCDASSSGNCVTQGRITPSMYSQMAAAVNVTYGLYHYGPFLVDLEDCTFVRRTFTEISNNYCPGLQSYTKWIYWGSVAVSVAVMLSLVFWIIHERERRHQIHTKRVMAR, from the exons ATGTCACGCGTCACATCAAACCCTTCGtttttccttctcttcttctccttcttcctcctcattcCTCTTCTCTCCACCGCATTACAAG acGGCGTTGAAATCGCTGCTGTTAAACAGCATGATCAGGTGCTGCCGTGGCTCCGATCAGCGGCGGAAGACGCTGCTTCTCCGGCGGTGAATTCCACCACTCTGGTCCTCGCTCAGGAACGAACTCGCCGCAAGGATTTCTTTCACCATTTTCGTCGTTACAATGGTGGCTGGAATATCACCAATAACAATTACATTACG TCAGTTCTTTCTACTGCGATTCCCTTCTTGGCTGTTGCTGTGGCCTGGTTCGTGATTTTCGGGGTTATTCTAAGTGTTATCTGTGCCTGTTACTTCTGTTGCCCTGGAGAGCCTAATGGATATTCTAAATTGGGCTATGCTTCATCCTTGATCATCCTCATCCTTTGCACCGTTGCAGCAAt AGCTGGATGCATTGTCTTGTACATTAGTCAGGGGAAGTTTGATGGAACGACTTCAAACACACTGGATTACGTTGTGAGTCAGGCGGAATTCACCGCTGAAAACCTCAGGAATGTGTCGAGATATTTTGATTCGGCTGAGCAGATTGTGATTGGAGTTGGTTTGTCACCAGCTGTTGAAAATGACATTGATAATGTTAAAAAGAAAATCAGCACTGCTACTGATTATCTTTCCAAGAAGACGCGAGATAATTCAAAGATGTTACACCGAGCCATAGATGCAAT GAGATTCGCTCttattgttgttgctgctgttaTGCTCTTCGTTGCATTGCTTGGGTTCT TATTTTCAATACTTGGGTTGCGGTGTCCTGTATACTT CTTGGTAATTGTTGGATGGGTTCTGGTTGCTGGCACATTTTTACTTTGTGGTACATTTCTTTTTCTACATAA TGCCATTGCAGATACATGTGTTGCCATGGATGAATGGGTTCTGAACCCCACTGCTCACACAGCCTTGGATGAAATTCTTCCATGCGTGGACAATGCAACTGCTATGGAGACCTTGGCACAAAGCAAGAACGTGACACATTCCCTTGTTGAATTAGTTGACAACTTCATTTCTAGTGTCACAAATGGAAACACCTTTCCTTACAATCAATCAGGCCCCCTCGTGCCTGCTCTCTGCAATCCATTTAATAGCGACTATACACTTCGGCAGTGTGCAGCAGGGGAACTTGCATTGGAAAATGCTACTGAG GTTTGGAAGAATTATACCTGTGATGCATCTTCATCTGGAAATTGCGTGACACAAGGTCGAATCACCCCTTCCATGTACTCTCAAATGGCAGCTGCAGTGAATGTGACATATGGCTTATATCACTATGGCCCATTTTTGGTTGATTTAGAAGACTGCACTTTTGTTAGGAGAACATTCACAGAGATTAGCAACAACTATTGTCCTGGTCTGCAGAGTTATACTAAATGGATCTATTGGGGATCAGTTGCAGTGTCTGTAGCTGTAATGTTGTCCTTGGTATTTTGGATCATCCATGAAAGGGAGCGGCGGCATCAGATTCACACCAAACGGGTCATGGccagataa
- the LOC130716255 gene encoding protein RGF1 INDUCIBLE TRANSCRIPTION FACTOR 1-like — protein sequence MIMGYQKPAWLEALYTEKFFVGCCYHENAKKNEKNVCCLDCCTSICPHCLPSHRYHRLLQVRRYVYHDVVRLEDLQKLIDCSNVQAYTINSAKVVFIKKRPQNRQFKGSGNYCTSCDRSLQEPFIHCSLGCKVDFVLKHCKDLTPYLRTCNSLQLSPDYLIPQDMGDEEMTNSTVVDCDEPMSSSSGSENMSMACTEIVRKRRSGWSVCAKFMTKTNSYKVSDEDMATSMSRRKGIPHRSPLC from the exons ATGATCATG GGATATCAAAAGCCTGCATGGTTGGAAGCTCTATACACAGAAAAGTTCTTTGTGGGGTGCTGTTACCATGAGAATGCAAAAAAGAATGAGAAGAATGTGTGCTGCTTAGATTGCTGCACAAGCATTTGTCCTCACTGCCTGCCTTCTCATCGCTACCACAGGCTTCTTCAGGTTCGGCGTTACGTTTATCATGATGTTGTCAGATTGGAAGATCTTCAGAAACTCATAGACTGCTCCAATGTTCAG GCCTATACCATCAATAGTGCTAAAGTGGTGTTCATCAAGAAGAGACCTCAAAACCGCCAATTCAAAGGGTCAGGAAACTACTGCACTTCCTGTGATAGAAGTCTCCAAGAACCTTTCATCCATTGCTCTCTAGGATGCAAG GTGGATTTTGTGCTGAAACACTGCAAGGACCTCACTCCATACTTGAGGACATGCAACTCCCTTCAACTAAGCCCTGACTACCTAATCCCACAAGACATGGGGGATGAAGAGATGACTAATTCAacagttgttgattgtgatgagccAATGAGTTCATCTTCAGGATCAGAGAACATGAGCATGgcttgcactgagattgtgagGAAGAGGAGGAGTGGATGGAGTGTGTGTGCAAAATTCATGACCAAAACCAATAGCTATAAGGTTTCAGATGAAGACATGGCCACAAGCATGAGTAGAAGAAAAGGCATCCCTCATAGATCTCCTCTGtgttag